The genomic DNA GTTCCAAACACTTCGCCTTCTGGGCTGAGTATGGGTAAGCCAATGTAGGCTTCGAGTTGCATCGCAGTATAAATAGGGTGTAGCACCATACTTCGAATGCGCCCGACATGCGCGTAGCTGATGAGCTTCTGCTGAGCGATCACTTCTTTGCAATAAGTCTCTTGAATAAGATATTGATTACCACTTTGAATGGTATTGATGTATGAAAAAGTTTGCGCCACTGTATAGTGTGCACCCTCTATTTGGCTAATGATCCCGACATCAGTATTCAATAGGTTATTCAATTGCTCCAGCTTTTGTTGGTAGTCCTGTTTTAATGACATGAGAAAATTCAACTGATCATTTGCCCTTAAGCCTAGTTCAGTTTGAAGGCATGTCCATTTATTTTTGTCAGAATAAAGAGCAAATATAGTTACCTTTGTCAGGTTGTTGAATACTAACTAAAAGCGCATGATGGTTATACATTTAGCAAGTTTATAGGCTTAATATGACTAGAACTGTACTTTCTTTAGAAGAGATCCATCCTGCCATTCATTCGAAATTGGGTGGTGGGCACGACGCCGTTTTAAATCAAGTGAAGCAGGCGATAGCGAGTAATAAAGTAGTTGTAATCGGAATGAAGATAAACCCCTTTGTAAAAAAAGCTCGAAAGTTATTATCGGAGCAGGGAATAGAGTTCACCTATTTAGAATACGGAAGCTATTTTGCACAATGGCATCCTAGGTTAGCCATTAAAATGTGGACTGGCTTTAAAACCTACCCACAAGTGTTTGTGAATGGCACTTTGGTGGGTGGGTACAGTGATGTTAAAAAATTGGTCGATACAGGTGAACTGGCTAAGCTGCTTGGCAGCACAGCCCAAGCCTGAATGTGATAAAGATCACAAAAACATACACGGATGCTGAAATGCATCTTAAAATAGGAGCTGGTTCGCTAGAGAGATAATGAAATAGGCTATAGGGCGTGGTAATTTTACGGTACTTAAAGGGTAATTAGATACCGAAATCAGTATAAAAGGAACTCGCTGTGAAAACGCCACTCTATACCGCTATAGCCGTTGCGGCTTTAACTGCTTGCCAAACTCAATCAGTAGATACCACACCAAAAGTGACTGTCGCGCAAGTCAACGCAGAATATTCTATTAATGGAACATTAGTCCCAGACTTTAACGGTACGCAGGTCGTATATACGCAAGCCGATAAGCGCAGTATTCGCGACACCATAAAATTTAAAAACTTTCTAATGAAATGGGCTAACTCTGAAGAAGCCGATATTGCGCGAATTGATTTAAACAAAGCCTATAAAGTGAATTATAAAAAGAAAGAATACAGTGAGTGTGCACTGAGTGGCTGCCAAGAACAATCTATTCTCGATCAGTTTGAGCAATCTGAAGAAGAAACCGAAGACTATCAAGATTACGAAGAGCTAGGCTGCCAAGTGGAGCTAGTGACCAATGACTTTGACGTGACGAAAACTGGCAAACAACGCAAGATCAACGGCTTTGATGTTAGTAATTACCAAGTCATGTGGAAAACCGAATACCAAGATTCTACGGGTGCAAAAGATATAAATCTAATCAGTTTCGATTTTTGGACAACAAACCCCGATGCAAACATACATGAGGTTTGGAGTGTTCATGGTCAATTCCAAGATGCCATTGCGCAAAAAGCCGCAAACGACCCATTAGTTCGTATCTTAGGACCGAAAGGCTACAAAGCGCTCGCGGCTTTTACCGGTGATACCAATAATCAGGAGAACCAGTTTGGCGGTATCGTCGGCAAAAAACTTGCGCAAGTAGAAGGTTACCCCATTTCAATTAAGTTAGAATGGCTGCGTGACTCCAAAGCGTGTCAGGCCGAGAAGCAAGCCTATCAAGAAACGCTTAACTTAGATGAAGGTATAGAAGGTGTTGGTAAGCAATTGCTGGGTAATTTAGCTAAAAAAGGCACCGATAAATTGTTAGAAAGCTGGCAAAGCAAACCTTTAGTGCGATACGTCTATGAAATTAAATCGGTTGCTATGACCAATGTGCACGAAAGTAACTTCTCTGTTCCTTCCGATTACGATTTAGTTGATCGGCAATAAAATTGTTCAAAACCCGGAGGTGCCGACTTCCGGGTTTATTCATGCCTACTCTGGTAGCTTAAGTACCAAAATATCTCTCACAATAGATTCGCTCATACGGTGCGGTGCGGTAAACGCTTGTGCTTTAAATCCATGATTTTCAAAACATTCAATTAACTCAGCGCGTTTAGGAATATAGCTGTTGAATGCCAGCACAATGGCACCGTTTTTCTTTAGTGCTTTCTTCCAGCCAGGGATACATTCATCAATAACCGCGAGCGGGTTTCGAGTTTTGTCAGTCGTAAAGTGCTGCACGCCATAGGGCAAATCGCTGATAATTAAATCAAATTTTTCGCTTTTTATCAGAGTGGCGGCATCGCGACTGTCACCGTTAATAATCCGCATTTTTTGGTCATTGGTGGAAAACTCTAAAAATTTTCCCAGCCCTTTTTTGTTAGCTTTACCAATAAAGCCTTCAAGTATTTTATGTTTTTGACGATGCAGCTTGGTCCACTTTTTTAGGCTCTGTTTTATATCGTCAACGGCTTTAACATCTTGCTCAATACCTTTTGCATTTAACCCGTAGCGGAGCGCCCACAGCAAGGTCGTGCCGCGACCACACATAGGATCGAGAATGTTTATCGGCTGGTTTTGAGTGGGTAGGTTTGCTAAGCCAACATTAAGTAACAGTTGAGTCAGGTGTTCATTCGTTTTGCCGCGGTATTTTGAACCAAACACAAAGTCGTCATGCAATTGAAAATCTGCTTCACAATCGAGAGGAATGAGTTGGTCGGCTTCAACTTGAAACACACCTTGCACAAATGACAATCGTATGGCTTGTTTCAATTGTACTTCGGAAAGGTTCGCGTGGAAAAAATGAAATGGGCCGACAGGTTTGTGCTCTATAGCCTCGTCGCCAATGACCGCTTGAAACTCAGCCTGAGCAACGCTCAGTGTGTCCTTAAAATAGGCACCTTGAGCTTGTGGGTTGATGAGTAAAGCGTATCTAATCAATGTAGGGTTCCTTATGCGGTAATTAAGCGCCGATCAAATAAAGAACCCAGTATAACCTGTATGGTCAGATTGGTTAACCGAGGAGCTTTCGAAAAGGGTACCACATCTGTTTAAAGTAACCGCGAGGCAATGGTTTGGTAGTGCCATACTTGGCAGGCCAAACCCCTTTTGGCATGTGATAAGTCCCAAAAACCCAGTCAAACAACGTTGTGTGAGCCGCATAGTTGGTATCAATGGCAGGCTCCTCGGAGCTGTGGTGCCAGTGGTGGAATTGCGGCGTAACTAGGATGTATTTCAACACCCCCCAGTGAATTTTCATGTTGCAATGGATCACAATGGCTTGAATTGCGGCAATGATCACGTAGATATCGAGCGCGACTTTACTTGCGCCTAGCAAGTGCAGTACAACCAAGACCAAAGATCTTTCTACAAGTGTATGAACAATATGAGAACGGGAACCAGCTAACCAATCCATTGTTTCAACGGAATGATGCACAGCATGAAAAGGCCAAAGCTTTTTATGTTCATGAAACAATCGGTGTTCCCAGTACAGTACGAAATCTGCGCAGATAACCAACAAAAGTACTTGCAGCGCTAGAGGCAGGGCCAATACCCAATTATGTAAGGTTGGGTTGGCGACCCAGTCAAAAGAACTGACCACAAAGTTTCCAAACAATAGGAAGACTGAGATAAGTAAATGGTTAACGCAAAAATAGAAAAAATCTGTTTTCCATTCGTCACGTAAAACAACCTGATCTCGATATTTTGGAAACAGTTTTTCTAATGAGGTGAAAATAAAGAACGAGCCCAGCAAGGCAATGACCAGCCAATCCACACCAATGGCCAGTGGAAAGGGCTCTGTTGATCCAGAAGGTGAAACATTGGCGGC from Reinekea marina includes the following:
- a CDS encoding GAF domain-containing protein, producing the protein MSLKQDYQQKLEQLNNLLNTDVGIISQIEGAHYTVAQTFSYINTIQSGNQYLIQETYCKEVIAQQKLISYAHVGRIRSMVLHPIYTAMQLEAYIGLPILSPEGEVFGTLNFSGLMPKPNGFSEEEIALVTELRDEIEQSLAERDYSSDKG
- a CDS encoding glutaredoxin domain-containing protein encodes the protein MTRTVLSLEEIHPAIHSKLGGGHDAVLNQVKQAIASNKVVVIGMKINPFVKKARKLLSEQGIEFTYLEYGSYFAQWHPRLAIKMWTGFKTYPQVFVNGTLVGGYSDVKKLVDTGELAKLLGSTAQA
- a CDS encoding TRM11 family SAM-dependent methyltransferase, which produces MIRYALLINPQAQGAYFKDTLSVAQAEFQAVIGDEAIEHKPVGPFHFFHANLSEVQLKQAIRLSFVQGVFQVEADQLIPLDCEADFQLHDDFVFGSKYRGKTNEHLTQLLLNVGLANLPTQNQPINILDPMCGRGTTLLWALRYGLNAKGIEQDVKAVDDIKQSLKKWTKLHRQKHKILEGFIGKANKKGLGKFLEFSTNDQKMRIINGDSRDAATLIKSEKFDLIISDLPYGVQHFTTDKTRNPLAVIDECIPGWKKALKKNGAIVLAFNSYIPKRAELIECFENHGFKAQAFTAPHRMSESIVRDILVLKLPE
- a CDS encoding sterol desaturase family protein, with protein sequence MYQYKKRQVTPRPDKELRLENGRLGGYFSLLLGFSSLLAVLAYLFPSYLTTAELRAIYNIGDLQYILKYGMWLSLGFGLTNFIINKKKRLGFAGVSLTLIAFALAANVSPSGSTEPFPLAIGVDWLVIALLGSFFIFTSLEKLFPKYRDQVVLRDEWKTDFFYFCVNHLLISVFLLFGNFVVSSFDWVANPTLHNWVLALPLALQVLLLVICADFVLYWEHRLFHEHKKLWPFHAVHHSVETMDWLAGSRSHIVHTLVERSLVLVVLHLLGASKVALDIYVIIAAIQAIVIHCNMKIHWGVLKYILVTPQFHHWHHSSEEPAIDTNYAAHTTLFDWVFGTYHMPKGVWPAKYGTTKPLPRGYFKQMWYPFRKLLG